A region of the Calditrichota bacterium genome:
TCTGGGCGTGGGCGGCCGCGGTCAACGCGGCCAAGGCGAGCATGCTTAGGGCTATTTTGCGCACAAGGCACTCCGATGGAGGTTCGGTATCAACTGCGGTGTCGCGCTTGTCAAGGCCATCACCGTGCCAGTTGCTTCTCTACCGCCTGCAGCAGGCTGCCATCTTCCAAGTAGCGATAGAGATTCTTGCCAGGACATACAGTCTGCTCAGTGTAGTCACGATGGCCCCTGATGTTGCTCAACGGCACCTCGTAGATGCGAGCCAGGTGTGCAGTTAGCGCTACCAGTGCCTCGAACTGCTCTTGGGTTACCTCTTGCACTTCAAAGTTCCCCAACAGGCAGATGAGCGCGTGGCCGCGGGGATCATAGTCGGTGTTGGTGTCGCCTGGGTAGTTGATGGGCCGCCCCTCGTAGATGCGACCCTGGAAGTC
Encoded here:
- a CDS encoding N-acetylmuramoyl-L-alanine amidase, which translates into the protein MTVVHRGEWGWQPLRASLPTHRISKITIHHGGEEFPADKDPIQYLRNLQSWSRTEKKWIDIPYHFLIDFQGRIYEGRPINYPGDTNTDYDPRGHALICLLGNFEVQEVTQEQFEALVALTAHLARIYEVPLSNIRGHRDYTEQTVCPGKNLYRYLEDGSLLQAVEKQLAR